One window from the genome of Trabulsiella odontotermitis encodes:
- a CDS encoding alkyl/aryl-sulfatase has product MKLNKIVSAFLFAGLFTSIVFPSIAQTEPKDATSATKTANDALLNQLPFNDNTDFTNAHKGFIAALPPEVINDAQGKLVWDPQKYAFIKEGEKAPDSVNPSLWRQAQLINISGLFEITDGVYQIRNLDLSNMTIIEGKAGVTVVDPLVSAETAKVGMDLYFKHRGKKPVVAVIYTHSHVDHYGGVRGVADEADVKAGKVKIYAPAGFMEEAVSENIMAGNVMSRRASYMYGNLLKPDVKGQVGAGLGTTTSAGTVTLIAPTDYITKTGQKETIDGLTYDFLMAPGSEAPSEMLWYVEEKKMIEASEDVTHTLHNTYSLRGAKIRDPLAWSKYINEAVQRWGDKAEIIMAQHHWPTWGNENVVKLMKSQRDLYRYINDQTLRKANQGQTRDEIAADFKLPPTLANTWANRGYYGSVSHDVKATYVLYLGWFDGNPATLDELPPVEAAKKYVDYMGGADAIMTKAKEDFAQGNYRWVAQVMSKVVFASPDNKAARDLEADALEQLGYQAESGPWRNFYLTGAQELRNGVQKLPTPNTASGDTVRAMSPEMFFDYLAVHINGEKAAEAKSVFNVDLGNDGGKYLLELENGVLNHTANAESKNADATITLNRATLNKIILQEETLKQAEDKGDVKITGDSAKLNEMLSYMDKFEFWFNIVTP; this is encoded by the coding sequence ATGAAATTAAATAAAATAGTCAGCGCTTTTCTTTTTGCTGGGTTATTCACCAGCATCGTCTTTCCTTCAATCGCTCAAACGGAACCGAAAGACGCCACCTCTGCAACCAAAACGGCAAATGATGCCTTACTCAATCAACTTCCTTTCAACGACAATACCGATTTCACCAACGCTCATAAGGGCTTTATTGCTGCACTGCCGCCGGAAGTGATTAACGATGCGCAGGGCAAACTGGTCTGGGATCCGCAAAAATATGCTTTCATTAAAGAGGGCGAAAAAGCGCCGGACTCGGTTAACCCCAGCCTCTGGCGCCAGGCGCAACTCATCAATATCAGCGGCTTATTTGAAATTACCGACGGTGTTTACCAGATCCGCAACCTCGACCTGTCGAATATGACGATTATTGAGGGTAAAGCGGGGGTGACCGTGGTCGATCCGCTGGTCTCGGCGGAAACTGCCAAAGTCGGTATGGATCTCTATTTCAAACATCGTGGTAAAAAACCGGTGGTGGCGGTGATCTACACCCACAGCCATGTCGATCACTATGGCGGCGTGCGCGGCGTGGCGGATGAAGCCGACGTCAAAGCCGGGAAAGTGAAAATCTACGCACCCGCCGGGTTTATGGAAGAGGCGGTATCCGAGAATATTATGGCGGGGAATGTGATGAGCCGTCGCGCCAGCTATATGTACGGCAACCTGCTGAAACCGGATGTTAAAGGGCAGGTGGGCGCAGGACTGGGCACTACGACATCCGCAGGCACCGTCACCCTGATTGCACCGACGGACTACATCACCAAAACCGGGCAGAAAGAGACCATTGACGGTCTGACTTACGATTTCTTAATGGCGCCAGGTTCTGAAGCACCGTCAGAAATGCTCTGGTATGTCGAAGAGAAGAAGATGATCGAGGCGTCTGAAGACGTGACGCATACACTGCATAACACCTACTCGCTGCGTGGGGCGAAGATCCGTGATCCGCTGGCATGGTCGAAATACATCAACGAAGCCGTACAGCGCTGGGGTGATAAAGCCGAGATTATTATGGCGCAGCACCACTGGCCAACCTGGGGCAACGAAAACGTGGTTAAGCTGATGAAGAGCCAGCGCGATCTCTATCGTTATATCAACGATCAGACGCTGCGGAAGGCGAACCAGGGGCAAACGCGTGATGAAATCGCTGCTGACTTTAAGCTGCCACCGACACTGGCGAACACCTGGGCTAACCGCGGCTATTACGGCTCCGTAAGCCACGACGTAAAAGCGACCTACGTGCTCTATCTCGGCTGGTTTGATGGCAATCCGGCCACGCTCGACGAACTACCACCTGTCGAGGCCGCGAAAAAATATGTCGATTACATGGGCGGCGCGGATGCCATCATGACGAAGGCGAAAGAGGACTTCGCACAGGGGAACTACCGCTGGGTGGCGCAGGTAATGAGCAAAGTGGTCTTCGCCAGTCCGGACAACAAAGCTGCGCGGGATCTGGAAGCGGATGCGCTGGAACAACTGGGTTATCAGGCGGAATCCGGCCCGTGGCGCAACTTCTACCTGACCGGCGCGCAGGAACTGCGTAACGGCGTGCAGAAGTTGCCGACGCCAAACACCGCCAGCGGTGATACCGTGCGGGCAATGTCGCCGGAAATGTTCTTCGACTATCTCGCGGTGCACATCAATGGCGAAAAAGCGGCGGAGGCGAAATCGGTCTTTAACGTCGATTTAGGCAACGATGGCGGGAAATATCTGCTGGAGCTGGAAAACGGCGTGCTGAATCACACGGCGAATGCGGAGTCGAAAAATGCCGATGCGACGATTACCCTCAATCGTGCGACGCTGAACAAGATTATCCTGCAGGAAGAGACGCTGAAACAAGCGGAGGATAAGGGCGACGTGAAAATCACCGGTGACAGCGCGAAGCTAAATGAAATGCTGAGCTATATGGACAAGTTTGAGTTCTGGTTCAACATCGTCACGCCATAA